Proteins from one Setaria italica strain Yugu1 chromosome V, Setaria_italica_v2.0, whole genome shotgun sequence genomic window:
- the LOC101754488 gene encoding putative F-box/LRR-repeat protein At4g15060, producing MEDRLSSLPDDLLHSILRGVPLKHAARTSALSRRWVAHWIRALAASPVLDFTDSNFAYGQPPARAAATVDRCLRLHAEHGTPLHVFRVALVSPSVPGDGAFGRDVVGWIAAAVTRGAREVEVDLTPSQEDADPGSAAFLELPRDLFRARNSLERLALGRLSLRAVPLPAAGLAGLRSLSLSHADVTDEALRGVLANCGALESLSLRCCSLLTTVSVASERLRVLELLGCRSVRELRVAAPALESFALYGNVILSVTDWFDSVAVDFGAAPALRDVYLSQMDCCGSLDRNIDYYYPFVYHVPQARILTLCSVGLVVPIFSLDSDDDNHFDHFPYAHLNGDDSAYIDMPNLQELQLLMGSLEEEMSTQDPRFPERVYYFFNYTSLPVLERLFIRLASNPANGSSSEPDEDDDDAEIRFGPHEIVLGQLTFIKVVNFRGTWRERRLVAYLLKRAPILEQLVLVTVRGEGAPGDEQPENIKEWVSELQKASCEARITVCRPSEDDSPNHAHTRFFHEEYCCT from the exons ATGGAGGACCGGCTCAGCAGCCTCCCGGACGACCTCCTCCACTCCATCCTCCGTGGCGTCCCGCTCAAGCACGCCGCCCGTACCAGCGCTCTCTCCCGGCGATGGGTGGCCCACTGGatccgcgcgctcgccgcctccccggTTCTCGACTTCACCGACAGCAACTTCGCCTACGGCCAGCCGCCAGCGCGGGCTGCGGCCACGGTGGATCGATGCCTCCGGCTACACGCCGAGCATGGCACGCCGCTCCACGTGTTCCGTGTGGCGCTGGTGTCCCCGTCGGTGCCGGGCGACGGCGCGTTCGGGCGGGACGTCGTCGGGTGGATCGCGGCCGCCGTGACGAGGGGCGCtagggaggtggaggtggacctGACGCCGTCGCAGGAGGACGCCGACCCCGGAAGCGCGGCGTTCCTGGAGCTCCCCCGCGACCTGTTCCGGGCCAGGAACTCGCTGGAGCGGCTCGCGCTCGGCCGGCTCAGCCTCCGCGCCGTTCCGCTCCCGGCGGCCGGGCTCGCCGGCCTCCGCTCGCTCTCCCTCAGCCACGCCGACGTCACCGACGAGGCGCTCCGGGGCGTGCTCGCCAACTGCGGCGCGCTCGAGTCCCTGAGCCTGAGGTGCTGCTCCCTCCTCACCACGGTGAGCGTCGCCAGCGAACGGCTGCGGGTCCTGGAGCTCCTGGGCTGCCGGTCCGTGCGCGAGCTCCGGgtcgccgcgcccgcgctcGAGTCGTTCGCCCTGTACGGCAACGTCATCCTGAGCGTCACCGACTGGTTCGACTCTGTCGCCGTCGACttcggcgccgcgccggcgctgcGGGACGTGTACCTGTCGCAAATGGACTGCTGCGGTTCCCTGGACCGCAACATCGACTACTACTACCCCTTCGTGTACCATGTCCCGCAAGCCCGGATCTTGACGCTCTGCTCCGTCGGCTTGGTGGTACCGATTTTTTCACTGGACTCGGATGATGATAATCACTTCGATCATTTTCCTTATGCACACTTAAACGGCGATGATAGCGCATATATCGACATGCCCAACCTCCAAGAGTTGCAGCTGCTGATGGGCTCCCTAGAAGAAGAAATGAGCACACAGGACCCTCGATTCCCTGAGCGCGTGTACTATTTCTTCAACTACACCTCGCTTCCAGTCCTCGAACGGCTCTTTATCCGT CTCGCCAGCAATCCTGCAAATGGAAGCAGCTCGGAgcccgacgaggacgacgacgatgcagAGATCAGATTCGGCCCCCACGAGATCGTCCTCGGCCAGCTGACTTTCATCAAGGTTGTGAATTTCAGGGGGACAtggcgcgagcggcggctcgTCGCGTACTTGCTGAAGAGGGCTCCTATCCTCGAGCAGCTGGTGTTGGTCACGGTGAGAGGAGAGGGAGCCCCGGGAGACGAGCAACCGGAGAACATCAAGGAATGGGTGTCGGAGCTGCAGAAGGCGTCGTGCGAGGCGCGCATCACCGTGTGCCGCCCAAGCGAAGACGATAGCCCGAACCATGCCCACACGAGGTTCTTCCATGAGGAGTATTGCTGCACATGA